The Vigna unguiculata cultivar IT97K-499-35 chromosome 1, ASM411807v1, whole genome shotgun sequence nucleotide sequence AGAGTTACAGTATGATCTTATAGTGTCAACTCCAGCTTCAAGTTTAGTAAAGATGTCAATGTTGTGCGCCAGATGCCCAGTGAATGTAGAGGGGCGTCAGTTCAGAGTCAATCTCATTTGTTTGCCACTACAGAGTTTGGAtgtgatcttagggatggattggttGGCTGCCAATCACATTCTTATTGATTGCAGTAAGAAAAAGCTATTGTTTCCTAACTTTAAAGAGTCAGAGTTGTTGTCTTCTCAACAGGTGTTAAAGGAAATCAGAGAGGGTTCTCGATGCTTTGTTATCTTGACTCATGTAAATGTTGAGAAAGATGATAAAAGCATTAAAATCTTTGTGGTGAGAGAGTTTGAGGACGTATTTCCTGATGAAGTGCCAGGACTACCTCCTCAAAGAGAAGTGGAGTTCTTGATTGATCTAGTGCCTGGAGCAGGACCAATATCAATAGCTCCGTACAGAATGGCTTCAGCTGAGTTGGtagagttgaagaaaaaaatagaggaattgtTGGAAAAGCAATTTATCTGACCTAGTGTGTCGCCTTGGAGAGCACCGGTGTTACTTGTAAAGAAGGACAGAAGCTCCAAATTATGTGTAGACTACAGACAACTAAACAAGTTGACCATCAAGAATAAATACCCTCTGCCCAGGATTGATGACCTTATGGATCAGTTGCACGGGGCTGTGGTGTTTTCATAAATTGACTTGCGGTCAGGATATCATCAGATTCTGGTCAAGGTTGAGGATGTACAGAAGACAACCTTTAGGTCTAGATATGGGCATTATGAGTAGgtagttatgccttttggtgtgactaATGCTCCTGCCTTAttcatggactatatgaacaGAATTTTCAGACCTTTTCTCGATAAGTTTGTCGTTGTTTttatagacgacatccttatctactctAAAACTCATGAAGATCATGTTCAGCACTTAAGAACAGTACTTGGGATTTTGAGGGAGGAAAAATTGTATGCTAAACTATCAAAGTGTGAGTTTTGGATGCGAGATGTTCAGTTTTTGGGCCATGTGATATCTTCTCTAGGAATATCAGTGGACCCAGTTAAAGTGGATGCCGTGCTACAGTGGGAACGACCAAAGCCGGTAACAGAAATTAGAAG carries:
- the LOC114190555 gene encoding uncharacterized protein LOC114190555; its protein translation is MSGTEASASGNLIIGSCLIAGKSLSVLFDSGATHSFVSEGCVKELCLLVKELQYDLIVSTPASSLVKMSMLCARCPVNVEGRQFRVNLICLPLQSLDVILGMDWLAANHILIDCSKKKLLFPNFKESELLSSQQVLKEIREGSRCFVILTHVNVEKDDKSIKIFVVREFEDVFPDEVPGLPPQREVEFLIDLVPGAGPISIAPYRMASAELVELKKKIEELLEKQFI